Sequence from the Streptomyces sp. NBC_00440 genome:
GAGGGGGTGGGGTTCCACCCGAACTTCGCACCTGCCGTGGCATCCGGTGCGATCAGTGCCGTCTTCGACAAGGGTGCTTACGCGGCGGCGTACAGCGGTTTCGAGGGCGCCGACGAGAACGGCGTACCGCTGGCCGACTGGCTGCGGGCCCGCGAGGTCGAAGCGGTCGATGTGGTCGGCATCGCCACGGACCACTGCGTACGGGCGACGGCGCTCGACGCGGTGCGTGCCGGGTTCGGGACGCATGTGCTGCTGGACCTGACGGCCGGGGTGGCCGAGGCGACGACGGACCGGGCGCTGGAGGAGATGCGGGCGGCCGGCGTCGAGCTGACCGGCAAGCCGGGGGCGTAAGGCCCCCGCACCGCCTGCGTCCCCCGCACCGCCTGCATCCCCCGCGTCAGACGCCTTCGCCGAGCAGCGCTCTGATCGGATGCCAGAGCTCCGCCTCCTCCTGCGGCGCCGCGCGCCACAGCAGTCCGTCCGGATGGTGCAGGACGGCCGTGATCTCGTCCGGCGTCGGTGGCTGCGTGTTACCGCGCAGATACACCGCCCGCATCCCCAGATTCCGCACCCGGGTCAGGGCGCGCGGCCGGTTCGCGGCGTGGACGAGGATCCGGACATGGGTCATCCGGTCCGGGCTCGGCAGGGTGAGAGCCACCACCACGCTGCCGTTCGGAAGTCTGCTGAATCCGCCACCAGGCATACCGTTCATCTCCCCCGTGAGACGTTGTGTCAATAAGAGCCGTGCAAGAGGCACCTAAACACGATCGGCCGCCGCCCGCTAGAGGGCGACGGCCGATCACGCTCTGACCTGCGGTGATGTGACTCAGCGGTGCGAGGCGCCGACCTGGACCGTGATCGTCGAGCCATCCAGGGGCTGCTTGAGGATCGAGATCCGGGTGTTGGTGTCAGTTACCTTGACGCTTCCGGTCTCATTGTCCTTGTACCAGTACGTACCCTGGTGATCATCGAAAACCGGCCGGCCGAGCTGCGGCTGGACCCGCTGGGCGACATCCGCGCTGTGCAGCGTGAACCCGGCCGTCGGGTACCAGCTGAACGGCGCGTCGAAGGGCTGGATCTTGTTCCGCATGACCGTGCCGTCCGCCCACTTCAACGGCTTGGCGTGCGAGTCGACCGGCAGGATCAGACCCTGGCCCGGGTGCGCGCTGACGTTGTTGTCCGGCTGCGAGGTGTCCCACTGCCAGATCATCAGGCCGCGCTGGTACGGGTAGTACTCCACCCAGTCCGGACGGGTCTTCGAGAAGCCGAAGTTGTACGGGCCCGTCTTCAACGTCTGGTCGTACGACACGTACTGGCGGTTCTCCGCGATGTAGTACTGCGGGTAATTCTTGGTGAAGGACTCACCGATGCGCGAGAAGCCCTTCGCGGTCCAACCCGCGTCGTCCGTCTCGGCGTTGTCCGTGAAGAGCGGGGCGCCGTCGGCGTTCACCGAGATCTTGTCGGCCGCGAAGCCCTTGCCCGAGACACCGCCGTCGGACGAGTAACGGAAGCGGAGGTCGATCTTCTTGCCCGCGTAGGCGTCCAGCGGGTACGAGAGGGTCTTGTACGCGGTGGACGACCCGGTCAGCGCGGGCTTGTCGCCGCCGTCGCGCGGGATCTGCGCGCCGTCGGCCTTGCCGTCGATGGCGGTCCAGTTGGCGCCGCCGTCCGTCGAGACCTCGGCGTAGAGGAAGTCGTAGTCCTTCTCGATGTCCCACCAGCCCGAAAGGTCCAGCGAGGCCTTGGACTTGCCGGTCAGGTCGACCGTGCGGGTCAGGGTGTTGGAGAGGTTGTCACCCATCCCGCTCCACCACTGCTTGCTGCCCTCGGCCGGCTTGGCGATCGTCGTGGTGACGGGCTTGTCCGGCAGTGAGACGACCAGCGCCTGCTTGTTCTTGGTGTTGTACTCCGAGACGCCGAGCTTGTGGGTCGACTTCTTCGCGGCCTTGGCCGTGTCGTAGTCCAGCCAGCCCAGTTGGAGCTTGTCCCACGCGGACATGTCCCCCGGCTTGTTGCCGATGGCGTTGTCACCGGTACTCAGCCAGGAGCCCGCCGACATCAGCGACCAGAAACCCACGCCGTTCTCAGCGGTGTTGGTGGTGTCGTACTCGTCCGGCAGCCCCAGGTCGTGGGCGTACTCGTGGGCGAAGACACCGAGGCCGCCGTTCTCGGGCTGCATGGTGTAGTCGCCGACCCAGATGCCGGTGTCGCCGATCGGCGTGCCACCGGACTTGTTGTCGGCCGGGCCCGTCTTGCCGGTGTCCGTGCCGTACACGTAGGAGCGGTGCGCCCAGAGCGCGTCGGCGCCCTCGGCGCCGCCGCCGGCGGACTCGTCCTCGCCGGCGTGCACGATCTGGAAGTGGTCGATGTAGCCGTCGGGCTCGTTGAAGTTGCCGTCGCCGTCGTAGTCGTAGCGGTCCCACTGGTCGTAACTGGCCAGGGTCGCCTTGATCTCGGCGTCGGTCTTCCCGGCCGCCTTCTGGGCCTGGGCCCATGCGGTGACGCCGTCGCGGACCAGGTCACCGGCGTTGGCACAGATACTGGAGCCGCAGTAGTTGGAGCCGTAACGGGCCTCGTTGTAGGGGACGGTGACCCAGTCGGCGACCTCGCCGTCGACGGAGTAGCGGCCGGACGAGGTCTTCTCGTAGTACGACTTGAGCGAGTCCTTGCCCTTGCCGGTACCGAAGTAGAGGTCCTGGAAGTGCTGGCGGTTGTAGTCCGCCTGCCAGGCGGTGCTGTTGTCCTTCTTGCGGTCCGGCTGAGCGATCTTGTTGTGCGCCGGACCGGGCGTGCCGCCGTACTTCTTCACGGGCGGCTTCGGCCCGTCGGGGCCGTCCGGGTCGTACATGGTGGTGTTGTCGACCGTGTCGCCGAACTGCACCAGGATCGTGAATATCTTGTCGGTCTTCTCGCGGCCGAGCTCGACGTACTTCTTGTCGTCGAGGCGCACCACCTTGGAACCGCCGTGCGACTGCACCTTCTTGTGGCCGGATATGACCTGTTGCAGCGCCGACTGGCGTTCCTTGTTCTGCTGCTTGCTGAACGGGCCGTCCAGATTGTGTTTCTGGCCCTTGAGCTGCGTCGCCGGGTCACGGCGGTCGATCTTCTTCGAAGTCGCGCTGCCCGCAGGGGCCTTGGTGTCGGCCTGGGCGGTGGCGTACGCCGAAGCGGTGGCGGTGGTCGCGGCGATGGCCACGAGCACTGCGGCCACCCGGGTCGTTGCCCGTCTCTTGATATTCACTTGGTGCTGTCCTCCCCGAACGCGTCGCAAGTGACGACATTCGACCGGAGGTGCGGCAGAAAAGACAGATCTTGACTTGAACACACCAATTGCATTATGCAGAGCACCGTTTCCGGTATGCGGACGGCTCACAGCGTCCGCACAGCAGCCGCCCGGCGTCCGCCCGGTCGAGCCGGATGTCCGACGGATGCCCTCCGGAGGACCTCACGGAGGGTCAGCGGGCGCGTCGGCCCGGCCGACGGGTTGCGGGCGTGACTCCGTGCGCCCCCCATGCACCGGCACTGTGGGTTAGGCGACGCTTACTAATGGTTCCGCTCGGGCATCCGTCGGATTAGAGTCGCGCTCGACGTACGTGCCGCTCGACGTATGTACCGGCATGCTCCGCCGAGTCGGCCACCCACCGCTGTCCCTAGGACGGATATCGCCATGACGCGTCCGACTGCCGCACAGCTCTCGTATGGTTCGGCCACCGTCGTCTTCTCGACCCTCGCGATGCTGCTGCTCTCGCGCACCTCATCGGGTGTCGGAGTCGCGGTCATCGTCGTGGCGGCGCTGGTCCTCGGTCTCCTGGTCGCGGTGACCGTCCCCATGCCGAAATCGGCCCGCCGGGCCGGCCTGACCGGAGCCGAGGAATCCGGTGCGGCCCGTACCGCCGCCACCGACGCCACGGCCACCCCACCGGACCTGCGGGCATCCGCTCCGCACACCCCGGCCGCCACTGCCGAACGGGTCGGCGGCCACTCACTGCGCGGCTGAGCGGTCTCGCGGCCACCACCGGTCTACGGGGTCGTGACGACCACCACCACGGTCTTCGCCGCCTTGTCGTGCAGCCCCTGCTTGTACGGCCTGTCGAAGAAGCTCCAGCCGCCGCAGATCGCGGTCCACACACAGGCGCAGCAGAACACCGCGGGCAGCCACAGCACGGCCGCCCGGACGAGAGCCGCCTGCGTGGTCGGCGTGGTGCCGTCGTTCAGATTGGCGGCCCGCAGCCGGAACAGCCCCTTGCCCACGGTCTGCCCGTTGCGCTTGACCGTCATGAGCGTGTCGTAGCCGATGTAGAGGATCGCCGCGATCACGCTCTGCCCGAGCGACCGGCCGTAGTTCATGTGGTCCGTGTTGTATCTCAGCCCGCCGAAGATCAGTGAGACCAGCCAGACGACCACGGCGACGATCAGGATGTCGATGATGCGGGCCAGCACCCGCTTCCCGCTGGGCGCGAGGGGCGGCATCCCGGCGAGCGGCTGGTCACCGCCGTACGCGCTGCCGCTGCCATAGGCGTTCGGATCGTACGGCGGGGGTGGTGTGCTGCCACCGTACGGATCGCCGCCACCCGGGGGCGGGGGTGGCGGCGGGGGCGGCGCGCTGTCGTACGGGCTGCCGCCGCCCTGCGGCTTCTTGAGGAAGGGATCGTCCTCGGGGGGCTGTCCGGGCGGCGGCTGATCGGTGCTCATGGCCCGAGTCGACCGCGCCCGGCGGGGCCCCGCATCCGGTCAGGACCGTACGAGTGAGGCCCTGTCAGCCCGCTGCCACGAACGTCCGTGCGGCCTTGTCGTGCAGACACTGCCGCCAGGGCCGGTCGAAGAGACACCAGAGGACGTTGACGACGCCCACGACCAGCATCCCGAGGACCCCGTACAGCAGCCAGCGGACAGCCGCACCGCGGAAGGACGGCGGCTCGTAGGACTCCATGTCGCGGACCTGGACCCGGCAGAGCTTCTTGCCGAGGGTGCGGCCCCACTTGGCGGTCGGCAGGGCCTCGTACAGCAGCCCCAGGACCAGGAACGCCCCGATGGCGGCGGCCAGACAGCCGGCCGTGGTCCCGTCGAGCAGCCAGACCGTGACGGTGGTCCCGGAGAGCTTGGCCTCGTCGATCTTGCTGTTGATGTGGTCGACGGCCTTCGTCAGGAACGGCGCGGCGACCGCGCCGGCCACCGCGCCCAGCACGACGGTGTCGATCAGCCGGGCGGCGAACCGCTTGCCGATGGCCGCCGGACGGGCGGATGCCTGGGCGCGGGCGGCAGCCTGGAACGGGTCCTCGACCGGAGGCTTCCACGGCGGCAGCCGCTCCTGGTCGGCCCCTTCGCCGGACCGGGCGAGCTGCTGCACCTGCTGCGGCCAGGAAGGCGCCTGCGGACTACCCGCTTCCGCCGGGTACGGCTGGTGCGGGTGGGGCTGCTGGGGCTGAACCGGCTGTTGCGACGGTACGGGCTGGTCCTGGTGCGGGACGTGTGGCGGGGGCTGGAACTGCGGCTGGGGCTGCTGGGGCTGAACCGGCTGTTGCGGCGGTACGGGCTGCTGCAACTGCTGAGGCTGCACCGGCTGTTGCGGCGGTGCGGACTGCTGCGGCTGCGGGCGAACGGCGCGGATGGACATGGTGCCGTCCGTCCTGCTCGTACGGGCCGCGTCGCCGCCCGCGCTGCCACCCGCACCAGTGCCCGCATCGGCGCCGGGACCACTTCCCGTGCCGTTTCCGGGGCGCAGTGCGCGCAGGGTGACCGTGCCGTCCTGCGGCGGGGTCCGGCGCCCGGCAGGGAGGGCGGGCCGGGAGGCCTCCTGCCCTGCGGGCAGCTCGGCGCGGCGCGGCTCGGGGACCGGCGGGCCGGGCTCGGGCTGCGCGGCGTCGGCGGGCCGGGCCGGGGCCTCGGCCGGCGTACGGGGGTCCGGGCCGCCCCAGGAGACCCGGCGGTCGCGCTCGCCGCCGAAGCCGCCCTGACGGGAGGTGTCGGCCTGCCAGACGGAGGCGGGTTCCTGCCGGGTGTCGTACTCCGGCTCCTCGTCGAAGAAGACCGGCCCGGTCTCCTCGGCCTGCGGCACATCGGACGCCTCGGCCGGTCTGCGCACGGCGGGCAGCGGTGCGGCGGGCGAGGCTGCCGCACCGCCCGGAGGTACCGGCAGGGCCTGGCTGCCGTCGGCGGGGGCCGGGCGGCTCGTGCCCGGTACCCACGAAGCACCGTTCCAATACCGCACATATCCGGGAATCGATGGATCTGGGTAGTAGCCAGGCGTGGGGCTGCCGTCGCCGGTTGCCGGGGTTGGGGCGCTCATCACCGTGGTCCCGTATCTCCTTGAGAGCCGCAATTCAAGGCTCCACATCTATCAGACCGCCGTGGGCCCACGGACCGGTCCTGTCGCATCGACCACTTTCCGGTCATCGCCAAATCATCCTCGAAACCCGCGTAATGAATGCCGGGCAGGGTGCTCTCACCCTGTACGGCCCGCCGTTGGGCGTACGTACAAGGAGAGGAACCGCTCGCCATGAACACCGTGGTGGAACGTGAACTGGAGCTCAAGCTGGTGCTGTCGCCCGAGCGCAGCATCCCTGTCCCTGCCAGGCTTTCCTACAGCACGGCCGACCCCTATGCCGTGCACGTCAGCTTCCACATCTGCTCGGACACCCCCGTGAACTGGTCGTTCGCCCGTGAACTGATGGTCGAGGGGGTGTTCAGGCCCTGCGGCCACGGCGACGTACGGATCTGGCCCACCAAGGTGAACTCGAAGAGCGTCGTCTGTATCGCGCTCTCCTCGCCCGACGGGAACGCCCTCCTGGAGGCGCCGACCGCTCAGGTCTCCGCCTGGCTGGAGCGGACCCTGCGGGCCGTGCCGCCCGGCTCGGAGAGCACGCATCTGGGCATCGACGACGGCCTGGCCGCGCTGCTCACCCCGCTGCCCGCGGACGATCTGTGGATGCGCGACCCGTGGCCCGGGGACGAGTCCGACGACGACGGCCGGTGACCGCGACGACGGCGCCCACAGGGCGTACCGGGGCGGGAGGATCTCAGAAGAGTTTGCCCGGGTTGAGCAGGCCCAACGGGTCGAAAGCCTGCTTGACTCCGCGCTGCATCTCGACGCCCACCGGCCCCAGTTCGCGCGCCAGCCACTCCTTCTTCAGTACGCCCACGCCGTGTTCGCCGGTGATCGTGCCGCCCAGCTCAAGGCCGAGCGCCATGATCTCGTCGAAAGACTCACGCGCCCGCCGCGACTCATCGGGGTCGGCGTGGTCGAAGCAGACGACGGGGTGCGTGTTGCCGTCGCCGGCGTGGGCGCAGACGCCGATGGTGAGGTCGTGCTTCTCGGCGATGACCGCGGTGCCTTCGAGCATGGCGCCGAGCTTCGAACGCGGTACGCACACATCGTCGATCATCGTCGCGGGCTTGACGGTCTCCAGCGCGGTGAGGGACAGCCTGCGGGCCTGGAGGAGCAGTTCGGACTCGGCCTCGTCCTCGGCGGGCACGATCTCGGTGGCACCGGCAGCTGCACAGAGCTCGCCGACGGCGGCCAGGTCGGCCGCGGGGTCCGCGGTGTCGAACGCGGCGAGCAGCAGGGCCTCCGTGGTTTCCGGGAGGCCCATCTGCGCCATCGAGTTGACCGCGCGGATCGTTGTACGGTCCATGAGTTCGAGGAGTGAGGGTGTGTGACCGCGCTCCATGATCGCGCAGATCGCGTCGCAGGCGGCAGCGGCCGATGAGAACTCGGCGGCCAGGGCGAGCTGGCGCGGCGGGGCGGGCTTCAGTGCGAGAACGGCTTTCACGACCACCCCGAGGCTGCCTTCGGAGCCGACGAAGAGCCGGGTCAGGTCGTATCCGGCGACGCCCTTGGCGGTGCGGCGTCCGGTGGTCAGGAGCCGCCCGTCGGCGAGGACGACCTCCAGGCCGAGTACGTACTCGGCGGTCACCCCGTACTTCACACAGCACAGGCCGCCCGCGGCCGTGCCGATGTTCCCGCCGATGGTGCAGGTCTCCCAGCTGGAGGGGTCCGGCGGGTAGTACAGGCCCTGGTCGGCGGCGGCCCGGGAGAGCACGGCGTTGACGACGCCCGGTTCGACGACGGCGATCCGGTCGACGGGGCTGATCTCCAGGATCCGGTCCATCTTGGTGAGGGACAGCACGATGCAGCCGTCGACGGCGTTGGCCGCGCCGGAGAGGCCGGTGCGAGCGCCCTGCGGGACGACGGGCGTACGGAGGGCTGTCGCCGTGCGCATGACGTGCTGGACCTGCTCGGTGGTGCGCGGCAGGACGACGGCGGCGGGGGCCCCGGCGTCGCAGAAACCGGCGGTGTCCCTGGCGTACGAGGCCATCACGTCCGGGTCGCTGATCAGGGCTTCTGCCGGGAGTCCGGTGCGCAGGCGTTCGAGCAGATCATTCATGATCCCACCCTGGCACCGGCGGACGGCTGCTGGGAAGGGGCGGACCTCAGCGGGTGCGGAGAGGGCCGCGCCGGGGGTGACCGGTCAACGGGACTCGTGGGAGAGCAGGGTGCCGAGCGGGCCGAGGTCCAGGTTGAGGTCCTCGCGGCGCAGACCGTGTTGTGCGCAGAGTTCCGTCATCCGCTCGTCGAGGAGCATCAGTGTGGTCCCCACCCGTTCTTCCTGCTCCTCGGTGAGCTCTCCGCTGTCGAACCGGCGGATCGCCTGCCGCTCCATGAGCTGTCTGAGCAGTTCGACCACGGTGAGGACGAGCGACGCCAGATCGCGGCCCGCGCTGTGCGGGTCGATGTCCACGCGGGTGTCGGTCACAGCGGCCCGCTGTCGGCCCACGGCGCGGGAACCCGTTCACTGACGGATGCCAGCAGCGC
This genomic interval carries:
- a CDS encoding isochorismatase family protein, translating into MHRALIVVDVQNDFCEGGSLAVAGGADVAAAVTDLIGQSTACYRHVVATRDHHVNPGNHFSRNPDFVHSWPPHCVAGTEGVGFHPNFAPAVASGAISAVFDKGAYAAAYSGFEGADENGVPLADWLRAREVEAVDVVGIATDHCVRATALDAVRAGFGTHVLLDLTAGVAEATTDRALEEMRAAGVELTGKPGA
- a CDS encoding immune inhibitor A domain-containing protein, which encodes MNIKRRATTRVAAVLVAIAATTATASAYATAQADTKAPAGSATSKKIDRRDPATQLKGQKHNLDGPFSKQQNKERQSALQQVISGHKKVQSHGGSKVVRLDDKKYVELGREKTDKIFTILVQFGDTVDNTTMYDPDGPDGPKPPVKKYGGTPGPAHNKIAQPDRKKDNSTAWQADYNRQHFQDLYFGTGKGKDSLKSYYEKTSSGRYSVDGEVADWVTVPYNEARYGSNYCGSSICANAGDLVRDGVTAWAQAQKAAGKTDAEIKATLASYDQWDRYDYDGDGNFNEPDGYIDHFQIVHAGEDESAGGGAEGADALWAHRSYVYGTDTGKTGPADNKSGGTPIGDTGIWVGDYTMQPENGGLGVFAHEYAHDLGLPDEYDTTNTAENGVGFWSLMSAGSWLSTGDNAIGNKPGDMSAWDKLQLGWLDYDTAKAAKKSTHKLGVSEYNTKNKQALVVSLPDKPVTTTIAKPAEGSKQWWSGMGDNLSNTLTRTVDLTGKSKASLDLSGWWDIEKDYDFLYAEVSTDGGANWTAIDGKADGAQIPRDGGDKPALTGSSTAYKTLSYPLDAYAGKKIDLRFRYSSDGGVSGKGFAADKISVNADGAPLFTDNAETDDAGWTAKGFSRIGESFTKNYPQYYIAENRQYVSYDQTLKTGPYNFGFSKTRPDWVEYYPYQRGLMIWQWDTSQPDNNVSAHPGQGLILPVDSHAKPLKWADGTVMRNKIQPFDAPFSWYPTAGFTLHSADVAQRVQPQLGRPVFDDHQGTYWYKDNETGSVKVTDTNTRISILKQPLDGSTITVQVGASHR
- a CDS encoding RDD family protein yields the protein MSTDQPPPGQPPEDDPFLKKPQGGGSPYDSAPPPPPPPPPGGGDPYGGSTPPPPYDPNAYGSGSAYGGDQPLAGMPPLAPSGKRVLARIIDILIVAVVVWLVSLIFGGLRYNTDHMNYGRSLGQSVIAAILYIGYDTLMTVKRNGQTVGKGLFRLRAANLNDGTTPTTQAALVRAAVLWLPAVFCCACVWTAICGGWSFFDRPYKQGLHDKAAKTVVVVVTTP
- a CDS encoding RDD family protein, with the protein product MSAPTPATGDGSPTPGYYPDPSIPGYVRYWNGASWVPGTSRPAPADGSQALPVPPGGAAASPAAPLPAVRRPAEASDVPQAEETGPVFFDEEPEYDTRQEPASVWQADTSRQGGFGGERDRRVSWGGPDPRTPAEAPARPADAAQPEPGPPVPEPRRAELPAGQEASRPALPAGRRTPPQDGTVTLRALRPGNGTGSGPGADAGTGAGGSAGGDAARTSRTDGTMSIRAVRPQPQQSAPPQQPVQPQQLQQPVPPQQPVQPQQPQPQFQPPPHVPHQDQPVPSQQPVQPQQPHPHQPYPAEAGSPQAPSWPQQVQQLARSGEGADQERLPPWKPPVEDPFQAAARAQASARPAAIGKRFAARLIDTVVLGAVAGAVAAPFLTKAVDHINSKIDEAKLSGTTVTVWLLDGTTAGCLAAAIGAFLVLGLLYEALPTAKWGRTLGKKLCRVQVRDMESYEPPSFRGAAVRWLLYGVLGMLVVGVVNVLWCLFDRPWRQCLHDKAARTFVAAG
- a CDS encoding SsgA family sporulation/cell division regulator, with the protein product MNTVVERELELKLVLSPERSIPVPARLSYSTADPYAVHVSFHICSDTPVNWSFARELMVEGVFRPCGHGDVRIWPTKVNSKSVVCIALSSPDGNALLEAPTAQVSAWLERTLRAVPPGSESTHLGIDDGLAALLTPLPADDLWMRDPWPGDESDDDGR
- a CDS encoding FAD-binding oxidoreductase; this encodes MNDLLERLRTGLPAEALISDPDVMASYARDTAGFCDAGAPAAVVLPRTTEQVQHVMRTATALRTPVVPQGARTGLSGAANAVDGCIVLSLTKMDRILEISPVDRIAVVEPGVVNAVLSRAAADQGLYYPPDPSSWETCTIGGNIGTAAGGLCCVKYGVTAEYVLGLEVVLADGRLLTTGRRTAKGVAGYDLTRLFVGSEGSLGVVVKAVLALKPAPPRQLALAAEFSSAAAACDAICAIMERGHTPSLLELMDRTTIRAVNSMAQMGLPETTEALLLAAFDTADPAADLAAVGELCAAAGATEIVPAEDEAESELLLQARRLSLTALETVKPATMIDDVCVPRSKLGAMLEGTAVIAEKHDLTIGVCAHAGDGNTHPVVCFDHADPDESRRARESFDEIMALGLELGGTITGEHGVGVLKKEWLARELGPVGVEMQRGVKQAFDPLGLLNPGKLF
- a CDS encoding gas vesicle protein K, coding for MTDTRVDIDPHSAGRDLASLVLTVVELLRQLMERQAIRRFDSGELTEEQEERVGTTLMLLDERMTELCAQHGLRREDLNLDLGPLGTLLSHESR